The DNA region cccctGCCCTTGCCATCACTTCCATTGTTGCCGCCCCAAACAGGTCTCAGAGGAAACCCGCAaatcccctccttctctcccttcttctcaccgCCCTGCACAATCCCCTCCAATCTCTCAAaatccttcccctcctccacccactccATCAAACTCTTCAGCACCTCTGTTGGCCACGCCGCGCTGTTGGGCTTAAACACCCCCAGAGGATCCACCGTCCCAGGATCGCAGTGCCCACCTCCAGGCACCAAAAACAGCTTGTTCCATTTCGACATCTCGGCGTAACCTTGCTGCATGCCCAAACCAGGGTACATCGTCTTCCTGACCTTGTCTTGATACATGGTTGATGAAACCGCCGGAATCGCAGCATCAGCCTCCCCATGCCAGAATATCATCTTTCCACCGTTGGACTTGAACGGCGTGAGATCCGGCCAGAGAGTATAGATGCCAGAAAGGTACTTGGCCATTGAATCGTTGACCCACTCGCGGACAATATCAGGGCTGACTTCATCCAGGGGCAAGGTAGGAGAGTAGACTTCCTTGATCAGCAAATTGACCACCGCtggggagagagggttggggaacGGCTCGAGTTGGTTCgtggcggggttgaggaTTGTGATAGAGTCACCAAACTCCACCGAGGGAGCAAAGAATGGGTGgatgagcttgttgttggagtcgtACATGCCGCGCCAGGTCTCGGCTgccacggcggcggctttggcggAAACAGTGCCGGCGATGGGTGGCTGGCCAAGCTGGGGAACAGCGGAGCAGTTGTAGGGTTTTCCAATCGAGGACGAGGCATTGAAGCGGGCGAAGCAGAGATCCGTGCGTGCGACTACGCCGTCGGTTTTGCCGTCGAGGGGGTCGCAGAAGGCAATAGCATCGGCGGTGATGCGTGAGAGCTCGCAAACAGAGGGAAAGTAGTTGAGCTTGCGCTGAGAAAGAGGGCCGTGGTAGTGGAAGATAGGATGTCGGAACGCAGGGGAACCAACAGAAATTCCGTCAAAGGTCGTGCCGTATTTTTGGACTTGAGACATACCCTCGCGCCCACCTTCGGAGCAGCCGTGGAAGTAGGAGTAGATCTTGGTCGAGTTGGAGGCATTGTAGAACTTGCGGGTAAGCTCCTTGCCGAGAACAGTCATTTCGTGCATTGCCCTGTAGGAGTAGGCGATGAGGGCATCGTAGTTCATGGCGCCGTTGCCGTAGAGGATAACACGGCTGAGGTCGGAGTCGAAACCGCCGAAGCCGGCATCGGTCGTGATGGAGACAGCGCCATAGCTGAGACCAGTTGCGAGTCCTCGTGCGCCCAAAGTCATGGAtagccctcctcctcctgtaGCCAGGAAACGCTTCTTGAACTGGGCGGGATTTGGAAGGTAGAGCCAGAGATTGACTCGGTCAGTAGGGCGGCCGACATGGCGGTAGGCGAAAGTGACGTTGCAAAAGTCGCGACCGGTGGCGCCAGGATGGGTGCTGTCTGGTGGAGCAGTGAAGTTGGTGACAGCCTGGGCTGTGACAGAACCGGCGATTAGTTCGAGTCCTGGGAAGAAGTCTGGTGCCGGAAGAGACGATTCAACAAAAGCCGTCGTGCAGACATCGGGAAGGCTCGAACTGGATGTGGATGCTACAAGGCCAGCCACTGCCAAATATTTTAGAATTCCCATTGCGACTCAGGGTTGCTGCAAGTTGTCGAGCTGCCTGAAGAGGAAACAGCAACTCAGTCAAGGTGCATTATCTGGATATTTGTAGAACATCCCCTTGGTTTTCCCGAGGAAGCCTGGATGCTTGGCAAACAAGTCAATGGCTTCAGAAAGGGAGGAATTGACTGGAACTTTTCCATGACAACGTCATCAGACAAGGGAGCAACTAGGAGAGAAATTAAACAAGCGCTGCTTGATGCTGTACAACTATGTACCTTGTTGGTCTCTCTCCTGCAATGCGAAGTACGGGTTATACGAGATACGAGATGCGGCCTAGACAGGGGTAGGCAAGCCCCCACTTTGAAGCTGTCCCCACGCAGCACAACACGCACCAACCCCCATTTAGCCAGGATGGTGTAACCCCACCTCTCCTGCTTCATGTTGAAAGGATCTCGTAGCACGCTGAGTTGGCATGAAATATTGAAGGAGCTGAAAGCTAGTAGGTTGTTGATCCATCGAGGCTATGCGTCGAGAAACGAAATGACTGTGAGAAGTTGACAAAGCACCATGCAAACAACACCATTTTCAAGACGAGGATGCCCCCCTCGCGATACCACCACCTTCAGATTCCGTGCTCAACCCCAGAAACAGCACAAGAACAGCTGAATAGGTAGCTGTGACCCCCAGCGCCGTGACATTGGAAGTTTGCTGCGAAAATCCCACCACGACGGCAAATATGAGAACCGAAACCCCCGTGACAATGAGACAACGCAAGTCCCGGGAAAGAGAACCATGGTGACAATCGGAACGATAACAAGCACCCCTCCACAAAGCACCAAGATGAAACGCACGAGAGAATCGACCAAGAACGAGACTTCTTTGGGTGGTCTTTTGGAAACAAAGTCGACCCACCTTCGGCGTCGTTCAGCTTCGGTGTATGTCGCTCTAACAGGCAAGACTTTGCCTACAagcctcaccaacaacctccggAATGTGCTGTCTTTGCGGTTGGATTGATCTTCCTCCATCGACTTCCAGTCCGAGGAATCATGACTGAGATCATAGCCAAATTCGTTTTCGAATTGATCCCTCAGTGTGTTCATCTTTGCCAACCCGTCGGGAGAGATGGATTCCACTCCACCAATGATTGTCTTCTTGCTGGAAATGTACTCGTAGTTACGGATGGCATCGGCTGCGAATTGGAAATAAGTGTGTTAGCACCCCTTCTCGTCATGAGATCTCGAGGCATAATTCCACGTGTTCTCGACGAAGGGCTCAAATTCGTGTGGCTTGGTGTCATTCCAAATTTGCACTGGCTGTGTCTCATTGGTCTCGATTGTTGAGTTCACCGTTTGTCGAGCAGTTTCACTCGCTACAGACTCATAGGCCTTGCCAATACTGTAGCGCAGTGATTCTCCCAAAGCATCCTGGGTGAGGTTACCTATCTGGTAACGTGGTCTTGCACCAACAGAATGAGTAAATCCGGTTGAAAAGGATTCATCTAGCTCGGACTGGTTTATTCCTGCTTTGTGAGTCGGCCACGGAAGTGGAGTAGTGAGGATGCCTGGGACTGATCGTCACGCCCGCTGGATCGAGCTTTCGATATGACAACGTAGCCTCCCTTCCAGAGATTTGAGAAAGACTTTGGTGAATGTTTCGGAGTCATTTTGGGTGGGTGAGTCGTGTAAAGCAATCTCGAGCTTTTCGTTGACctgttgggttaactgttCTACCAATTGTATCATGTGCGAATGTCCCATTTCTCGTTCGAGTGCAGAATCAAGCGATTTCTGCCAAGCTTTGGCCTTTGACTGTTGCCTGCTCTCTGTGTGGATCTTTGAAGCTTAAGACAGAAGTCTTTCAAACACCTGGTCTAGAAAGAGAGGATCTGACACATCGGGTCTAGTGTCCATGGTGCCTTGGGTTTACAAATGTTACGGTCTCTAAACTGGAGGAAATGGAAAcggtggtggaagagctgAAGGTGAAGTTGACCTGGCTTTTGATGAACTCAACAGTAAATGTTTTGAACGGGGTTGAGTTGAGAACGAGGCAGGCGACCTGGAAGCACGTGCCATCTTGCGGCTGGACGCCTGGTCGAGTTGCCCGGACCAATCAATCGTTTGACCTGGAGTCTCTATGTATCTTTCATGTTAAATTTCCCTAAGCTGAGCCATCGAGGTgaggtggaaaaggaaggCTGGAAAGCTGTACCAGAAAATGTTTGATCAAATTGATCGTTCACCCGTCTTCCCAGTCATTCCTTCAACGTCTTAGCAACCAGAGTTTGGACATCAGGTAAAGTGTCGTATTTCTTGCCTGATGACTAACCAATGATCAAGGTCCTCGGGTACTTGGAGGAACTCGATTCGCTGTTTGCTGAAAAGATGAAGCGTGCCGCATATGCAGCTATCCACGAGTCAGAAGGAGCATGATGGGCCTCAGTGCTGCTACCCAAAGGGTATGCTTTATACACGACATACCCCGCACTCTCTTCATTCTTTTCCCTGCCAGTGCTAATCCGTGAGCCCATCTCCGTTGCCCAAGAGTCTCGAGATATCCTTGAGTGTGAACATGCCTCGACAAACAACCCAGCTCCCCTTGCGCCCAGCTGGCCCGCAGGCAGCGAAGAAGCCCTGTGTATTCTTTACCCAAGGACGCTGTCGGAATGGGAGCACCTGCTCATTTTTCCATGATCCAGTGCTTGTCAAGCTAGTTGGGACCGGGTCAACTTCCACTGCCGATCAAGATGACATAGCTTCAACATCCAAGATCACTTGCCACTTCTACCTGAAAGGAGCCTGTTTGAAGGGAGACACTTGCTCTTTTGCTCACCCCGAATCTCACAGACCACCACCTGTGGTGGATACCAAAGAGTCTTTAACTGATGACACAGTTGCTCCAGAGAAGGTAACAATGATGTACTTTATATGCCGGCAAAATCAGCTAATAATGGGAAGGATGAACCTGAAGACAGACCCGATGACTGGATGCGCCAGCTTGGTGGAGCTGTCATACAGTTCGGACACGGCGCCGCCGTCTTGAAGGCATCTCTCCAGTCAGACTTCTCCGCGGTCCGCATCAGTCAGCTGCCGGAAACGAGTACCCTGTGTCAAATCTTCCAAGCTCTCCGCCAGCTCGGATTCGCCGTCTCCCCTGATGAAATACGCTTCGTACCGAGCCCTGATCCAACCCATCGTATCGCTGATGTCCGCGTGGAGGATCCCGCCTTTGCAAGACGGCTCATGAGTGCTGTAGAAGACTGCCAAAGATCCCTTGGAAACGACATCAAAGTGATCCAAATCAACGCGCCTATGCCGGGGGGATCTGGGATGCACAGAGTCGAGTGTAAAAAGGTGCTCTGCTCCTGGTACCGCCCCTTCAAGACGGTCTGGCTGAATTTCACATCGCACGGTTTGGCCGAGACAATCCGCCAAAAGTACGCGAGTGGGAGGTACAAGGTTCTCAACATGACTGTAACGAGCCACGCACCCAAGAAAAGCAAAGCATGGACGACAGTTATGCTCACCGAAGTCCCTGCTGAAGCCACCGAAGACGATGTTACGAAGTCCATCCCGGCAAACATGTCGCCTAGAAACGTGGAGACTGGAACCCCGAGCTTTAGATACAATGCTGATGTGGCGAATGCTTTTGTCAAGTCGAAGTTGATGGAGGTTGGACCACTTGAATGGTGGGAGGACGCCGTGTTTGGTGGAAAGCGTGCGAAGGTGAAGGCTCGCTTCCAGGACGACGGCGATGCTGCCAAAGCGGCCTCGATGCTGAACGGATGGGAGCTTCCATTCCacaagaagggcaagctcACCGTCCAGGCTATCTATTCAGCACGATTCAAGGTCCAAGAACGCATATATCAAGCCatcaaacccatcatcaaggagCAGAGCCCCATGTGGCAAGCAAAAAAGGTGTACCTGGCTGCCTATGAGCCTGCCAAGTTCTCTTCTTCACGCGCCTTGAAgtttgaaggtgaagatAACAAGGCAGTTGCGGAAGCAAAGCGTACCTTGGAGCAGATATTGGAAGGACGTCTTGCCACCGACAAAGGCAAACCGATCTGGTCCCCTGCTTTCACCGTCAACGGCGAGGTCTTTCAGAAAATAAAGGAGCTTGAGCAGCTTTTCGGCATCGTGGTCATTCGCAACAAGAAACGATCGCGGGTGTATCTCTTCGGGTCGGAAGACAAATGCAAAGAAGCCGAACCAGAACTTGCAGAAATCGCCCAGCAGGACTCGTCAaccgccaacatcatcaagctgGACGCAGGCCAGTTTGCCTGGGCCTTACGAGGTGGCTTCAAGTCCATCGCCGAGATTCTCGGCCGCAAGGCCACCTTGAATGTTGTCTCAGAGCCCAAGCAGATCGTAGTGACGGGATCAACAGAAGACATCAAGCTCGCCATGGACATGGTCAAAGCCCAGAATGAATTCACCGAGAGTAGCACCGCCAAACCCTCCATGACTGAAGACTGCTCAATCTGCTGGATGGAACCCGAAAATccgctcaccaccccctgcaACCACACCTACTGCACTGACTGCTTCGAATCCCTCTGCACCTCTGCAACCTCttgcagcaacaccaacttCATCCTTCAATGCGAAGGAAGCTCGTCCAAATGCCAGCAACCCCTTTCCCTCAACTTTCTCCAAGACCATCTATCATCCCAGCTATTCGAAGACATGCTCCAAGCGTCCTTCAAGTCTTACGTCTCGCACCGGCCCGACGCCCTCCGCCACTGCCCAACCCCAGACTGCGGACAAATCTACCGCGCCGCCACTGGCACCTTTACCTGTCCCAACTGCCTCACCCCAGTATGTACCACCTGTTTTGTATCACACCAGGGCATGACTTGTGCCGATCACAAGTTTGTTTCGTCTGGCGGGGACATAGCCCTGAAGGAAGCCAAGCAGCGCTTGGGGATCAAGGATTGTCCCAAGTGCAAGACTGCCATGGAAAAGACGGACGGGTGCGACCACATGACTTGTGGCGGCTGCGGTACTCATATTTGCTGGAACTGTTTGAAGACGTTTGGGACGGGGGCTGACTGCTACGCGCATATGAATCGGGCGCATGGTGGCATCGGGATTGATGTCAGGTTTTGAGTTGTATCCCCGTTCAAGATACGACATATGGATGCTGGCCGTATCAACATGCTTCGCATTATTACCGGCCATTCTCCTTTGTATCAGTCGACCTCTTAATTGCtactggttgttgttgctttgAGGCATCGGTCTTGAATTAACCCCCATTGGGAGTACAAAGCTCGATCATTTGATAGTTAATATATTCAGAAGGTACAGACCGCCAAACTCTCCATGGTCCCCAAAGAATATCCGGTCCGTAGACTGTCGCAAGAGCTCTTAATGCTTTTCCCTCACCGCCATCTTATCCCTCGGCAGCAATTTGGGCTCATAAGCCCTCAAGAGTTCAAGGCGAGCCATCGCTGCGGCACTCCTCTTTCTCAGGTCCTCGTATAGGATGCCTTCAACAGATGGCTGCAGCACTCTGAAATCACTCAGAGATTATACCCGGCCGTGTCTTGGCTCAAAGAGGGCTAGGAACGGATTCCGCAGTGGGGCCCTATCTTGATACTTCCTGCACTTTTCTCTCAGACTTTCGAGCTTGACATTTGTCTCCAGCGTCTTTCTCCACACGATAGTTTTGGTGTGGACAACATCTCCCTCGTCGGGGCAGTACCGTCCGAGTACCTCCAGCAGCATGAGGCCAAAGGCGTAGACGTCAGTGGCCCTTGTTCTGATGCCATCCCGTGTTGCCTCGGGCCCGAGGCAAACGAGGGTGCCTCCGACATCTCTGATGTTCGCTACAGATGTAGCAAGACCAAAGTCGGAGATGACAAAGGTAGGCGGAGATCCAGTTGCCGTGGATTTCTTGTAGAGAatgtgttgggctggcgacctaggaaagtcaccggcggcgaaaatgaggccaaaaaatggccaaaattggtaagcaaattagtattacagtagttggttgttggttcaaaagaaaacagtaagaaaatccagccccaagagcaaaccggtgtgggtctgggaaaacctgggccctttggtgccccacaGAATGTTGTCTGACTTGAGGTCGTGGTGCATGATTCCCTTGTCGTGCATGAAAGCCAAACCAGACAGAACCTGGTCGATGAAGCGCCCCAGCCATGAGGGTTGTTGGGACGGAACTTGCCTCCACACTGGTGTGTTGGAAGAAGCTTCGTCAAGCTGCCATCAtaaagggggggaaagatCTGGACTACCATGTCCTCGATCCATCCCTGGTGATGCTCTAATTGGACATTGTTGGGCTGCAGACACTCCATGTTAGCGTACCTGGTGGGTTGCATTGCCGAGAGTAGTCACAAGCGTGCAAGCCTACGTGGCGGAGTCTGGCAAGCTGTTCAACTTCCACTTGaagttcttcttcttcgttcTCTTCTTGCATTCCTTCACAGCATACAGGATGCCCGAAGCAAGATTCACGGCCATGGAGACTTTaccaaaaccaccctcgccaagaACCTTGTACGTGTGAATCTGGCGCAGTGGCTTCTTGTCCAGGTCGACGGGGACAACCGGCGCATTGGGGCTCGATCTTGATCATTGTAGGATTTAGAGTTCGCTGGGTCTCGAAATGggtccctccccccttcctatGTGCCTCTGAAACCGTAGCAAGAGACTTTCTGGCTGCATCAACGTTCTTCAGGACATTGTCACCCCATACAAACTTGAAAGATATCAGCGATGTAAGCCATATGATGATCGGTAGGCTCCCGTCCATTGGTATAACATTCGACGACGAGGATCGCCTTGTAAGCGGTATTTTGTCGATTGTGTTTCCGCGTGAATCCGTACACCTGATGCTGGTGTGACAACCTGTAGTTGCATCTTGTAGCATCAGCTCTCCCGATGGGTAAAGCTTAAAAGAGCATTGCTGGTCGGGCAGCCCACGAAGGTGGAGCACAATGTCACTCAGCTGCTTTAGTCTGCCGATGGACAAGATACGTCTAGCAAAGTTGGACTTGTTTCTAGCCTTGACCTGCAGGCTGACGATGCCCTTGTATTGACCTTGGTAGAATGGGTTTTCTTCGACAATCTTTCGGGACTCGGCGTCTTGCGGTACGAGATAGAATAGGGCCTCGGTGGCATGTCTAACCGAGGTTGGCTATGTCGTGAAGCTAAAGTTTGCAGGGAAGGCCCCAAGGGTAGAGATGGTATGAAGTAGTGTAGTGATTGTTTTGATATGAGTGGAATCGACCTGCGATTCCTAGCGATCTGTCGGGGAGAATTGTATCATGACCTGCTCACTGTCGCGGATCACCGGCCTTTCATCGATGCAGATACCCAGGTAGGTCGCTTGCCGACAGCTATCAACTCTGATATGCTTTCGAATCCACACCTGGCCAACATGTGGCAAGCCGGTGAATACAGTGCCTCAGAAGAAATGGCGTGTAGCCTTGTCCGAGATGAGTAGCCCGGGCTCCAGGTTGTTCATCAAGCCAATCAAACTTTATATTTCTCGATATGTGTTCATGAAAGTTGGTACCAGATCGTCACGTTTAAGGTCTGCGGTGTGAACAATCCTGGCCAAGCCACCGTAGCAACCTGCAGCTGCTGGTCGGAGTGTTTCCAGAGCCAACTTCATATGTTTCAAGTCCTATTTTGGATTCAAGGATGGTCGGCCAAATCGTGAGGGTTGGACCACATGTGGGCGCGTAATCACAATGTACACTCTTCTTCCTACACCGTCTCCATACATGTTGACAGCCTAGCGGGGTTTGAAGCATCAACTTAACCCAACAAGCTCTTTTCCTTTCATTCTACTTTGAATAACTCTTTGAATTGACTCTTGACCTTATTCACTGACGCTACCCGTTATGGATCTTGCCAAACCTTTACCTATGCCTCTCAACACGGCGCCAATACTAGCAACGACAGTGTACACCGGTAACTGGAAACGTGAACGGGAATACGAAGATCTGCAGCAGGAACTTAAAGAGGTCACGAAACGGAATCTCGACATTCACCACTACAAGAACAAGCCACTTTCAAATTCACAGGACTTCCTCAGCGAGGCTGGCACTGCCCTATCGCAGCTGGCATGGGACGACACCGAGCACCCATCCAAGTCCGAGCCCTATCACGCTGAATTCCTGTCTCATCTACCCCCTCACACAGCTGTCAACAGCTTCGAGGAGCTCGGGGTATACATGTCCCAGGCAAAGTATGTCATATCACTCGGTGGCTCCCCTCTGCCAGATCTGAAATATGGCATCACTATCGTGCCGGCCGGTGATGAATCGCTCCTGTTCATGGGCTATGGAGACCACGCAGATATGCCCTCCGAATTCAGGGCGGAAATACACGCCAAAAGCAAAGTGGTGCGGAAGCAGGTGTTTGACGAAGAAATGAAGATGTGTGGGAGCTATGTACCTCATGTGGGCGGGGGCATTGAGGATTTTAGGCTGCCCCCTATGGATGTGCTGGAGAAGTTGTTTTACGCCGAAAGAGTTCGACAAAGGAGGGCTAGATATCGAGAACTTCATGGCACGAGACGCTCAAGTGACATTGGATCGCAGCCATCAGGTGACGCTTGTGCTGAGCACTTTCTGGATGAGTATTCTGTGCCATCACCTCGCTCCTATAGCTCACGCTGTACATCCATGCGGACGaaaccccatcaccgccgagCGCAGAAATTGCTGATGGCTTGCGACGGTTGTTTACGCTGCAGTCACAACAAGAGGAATCAGGAGATACACAGGGGCAGGAGCTGTACCATCCCGATAAGCTGTCAGAACTTGCGCAATTTCTTTGGCAACTGGCCGACGGCAACGTACGGGTAAATCCTGGACTAGACGACGCAATATGGACCAAGTTGACAGAACTGCTGCCCTCCAATTCTTCGGAAGCAGAGGAGGACATGCCTGCAGAtgacaaaaaaaataaagtaATTTGATGGCCACAGACTTGACAGCTGATTGCCTAAGCACAGATATCATATAATTTccctgatcatcatcatcatcatcatctgtCGTGCAATGTCCTGCTGTTGGTAACCTCCTTGGCAGAGTGGGTACGATTGACCTCACACGAAATCAGGGGGCAGATAGTCTTTCTAGGCGATGATCATTTTCAAAAAGAAGCATGAAATTGGTAGGTTACAACATCAGGCAATATCCAAGTGATAAAACAACAACGAATAAAAGCAAGCGCCAAAAGCTTAAGGTACAAGGAAGCATTCACAACGAAGCCCAACACCTTTACCCACTAGCACCTCTCACGCATCACTCAACACCacttcccccttctccccaaccccccaactaGTCTCATACATGCACCTCCCCGCCTCGCAATCCGCATGaaacaccatccccccctcccccccctgaACCGCACTCGCCCCCCCCGGAGCCACAAACCCATAATCCTGGGTCGCCCGCCCAAtcaactcccccatcctcacccacgGCCCCTTGATATTCTCCGCCACCGCATACCTAACATCATACTCCACCGTATTGTAACAATGCGAGCTATAAAACAAAACGTACCTCCCCCGCTTCGTCTTGACCAAATTCGGCGCCTCGATCAACGGCCCATCAATCTCGGGTATCCTATCCAACACCGTCGTCGCCGGACCAACAGGCGTGAACCCATCGCTAATGTCCACCTCTTGGAGTACAAACGGCGTGGGAAACCCAGGCTTGTCCCCGTTGCCGCACGgccccccctttcctttggCGCTGCCGTCGACCTTGTAGATTACATACCGCCTGTTAGTTTCGGCGTCGAAAAACCCAGACGAGTCAATCGCTCCGCCGTCGTGGTCCGGGCAGGCAaaggggtgagggtggggggtgtaAGGACCCAAgatggaggttttggagacCGCCACGCCGATGCAGTGGTATGGCGAGCCCGAGAGGCGGCCCGAGTAGTACATCACGtaggttttggtttgggggaTGAAGTGGACGTCCGGTGCCCAGATTAGCGGGAGCGTGTCGTTCACCCAGTCGCCCGGGGTGGGCAAGAGGTCAATCTTGTTGAGGAGTGTCCATCTGGCGTCGGCGGAGGTGAAGGACGGAAAGGAAGGGGACCAGGCCACTTGGACATTGTTCTTGTTCCCGGAGGTGGCAAAGGCGTACCACTTGGAGGTTGCTGGGTCAAATGTGACGGAAGGGTCAGGGAAGTCGAGGTTCCCCAATGTAGTGCGGGGTGAGGAGAGCACCCCCAAAGGCAAGAATGCTAGAAATAGTACCGAATACATTGTGTTGACTGCAGTGTAAagtcttgtggtggtgggctaaTGAATGCATGGTTCTTTGGGGCAAGACAGCTACGCCCAAGTTATATATTAATGACGACTTGACGATGTCATGAGAATATCGGGTCGACGGCCGAAACAGGACAATGATGACCATGGCGTATTACCACCCCTAGTATCTTGCACTACCCGCCAGGCCGAACTCATTACAACTCACACAGGACAAGTGATCAGCAGGATTATGTCTGGGGCAAAACTCACTCGTGCTGAATCAGGGTCTAGCGGTAATGTCCCACCGAACCCGACCAGTCGGTAACGCGGGGAAGTCTTGTGATCTGAGGTTGTGTTGCCGGAGGTAGTAGTAGCATCGACAACGAAGAGGCGGTTTGTGGTGGGTGATAGTTCTTGGGCGCGCGAGGCTGTGGTCATAGGTAGTCCGTTATGGAACACCAAGACAGGGCTTCGAAAGTTGTACAGATTGTCTTGGTCCACAAGCTTCGAGAATGATACCGCACCATGATATTGATTCAGTCATAAATTGCTGTG from Podospora pseudoanserina strain CBS 124.78 chromosome 1, whole genome shotgun sequence includes:
- a CDS encoding hypothetical protein (COG:G; EggNog:ENOG503P1B0), giving the protein MGILKYLAVAGLVASTSSSSLPDVCTTAFVESSLPAPDFFPGLELIAGSVTAQAVTNFTAPPDSTHPGATGRDFCNVTFAYRHVGRPTDRVNLWLYLPNPAQFKKRFLATGGGGLSMTLGARGLATGLSYGAVSITTDAGFGGFDSDLSRVILYGNGAMNYDALIAYSYRAMHEMTVLGKELTRKFYNASNSTKIYSYFHGCSEGGREGMSQVQKYGTTFDGISVGSPAFRHPIFHYHGPLSQRKLNYFPSVCELSRITADAIAFCDPLDGKTDGVVARTDLCFARFNASSSIGKPYNCSAVPQLGQPPIAGTVSAKAAAVAAETWRGMYDSNNKLIHPFFAPSVEFGDSITILNPATNQLEPFPNPLSPAVVNLLIKEVYSPTLPLDEVSPDIVREWVNDSMAKYLSGIYTLWPDLTPFKSNGGKMIFWHGEADAAIPAVSSTMYQDKVRKTMYPGLGMQQGYAEMSKWNKLFLVPGGGHCDPGTVDPLGVFKPNSAAWPTEVLKSLMEWVEEGKDFERLEGIVQGGEKKGEKEGICGFPLRPVWGGNNGSDGKGRGKGKGKGKGQQQSEDEEELQCVFDQQSFEFFTPKLDSFLVDAY
- a CDS encoding hypothetical protein (COG:O; EggNog:ENOG503NTYY) yields the protein MPRQTTQLPLRPAGPQAAKKPCVFFTQGRCRNGSTCSFFHDPVLVKLVGTGSTSTADQDDIASTSKITCHFYLKGACLKGDTCSFAHPESHRPPPVVDTKESLTDDTVAPEKDEPEDRPDDWMRQLGGAVIQFGHGAAVLKASLQSDFSAVRISQLPETSTLCQIFQALRQLGFAVSPDEIRFVPSPDPTHRIADVRVEDPAFARRLMSAVEDCQRSLGNDIKVIQINAPMPGGSGMHRVECKKVLCSWYRPFKTVWLNFTSHGLAETIRQKYASGRYKVLNMTVTSHAPKKSKAWTTVMLTEVPAEATEDDVTKSIPANMSPRNVETGTPSFRYNADVANAFVKSKLMEVGPLEWWEDAVFGGKRAKVKARFQDDGDAAKAASMLNGWELPFHKKGKLTVQAIYSARFKVQERIYQAIKPIIKEQSPMWQAKKVYLAAYEPAKFSSSRALKFEGEDNKAVAEAKRTLEQILEGRLATDKGKPIWSPAFTVNGEVFQKIKELEQLFGIVVIRNKKRSRVYLFGSEDKCKEAEPELAEIAQQDSSTANIIKLDAGQFAWALRGGFKSIAEILGRKATLNVVSEPKQIVVTGSTEDIKLAMDMVKAQNEFTESSTAKPSMTEDCSICWMEPENPLTTPCNHTYCTDCFESLCTSATSCSNTNFILQCEGSSSKCQQPLSLNFLQDHLSSQLFEDMLQASFKSYVSHRPDALRHCPTPDCGQIYRAATGTFTCPNCLTPVCTTCFVSHQGMTCADHKFVSSGGDIALKEAKQRLGIKDCPKCKTAMEKTDGCDHMTCGGCGTHICWNCLKTFGTGADCYAHMNRAHGGIGIDVRF
- a CDS encoding hypothetical protein (EggNog:ENOG503PHS9; COG:S): MPLNTAPILATTVYTGNWKREREYEDLQQELKEVTKRNLDIHHYKNKPLSNSQDFLSEAGTALSQLAWDDTEHPSKSEPYHAEFLSHLPPHTAVNSFEELGVYMSQAKYVISLGGSPLPDLKYGITIVPAGDESLLFMGYGDHADMPSEFRAEIHAKSKVVRKQVFDEEMKMCGSYVPHVGGGIEDFRLPPMDVLEKLFYAERVRQRRARYRELHGTRRSSDIGSQPSGDACAEHFLDEYSVPSPRSYSSRCTSMRTKPHHRRAQKLLMACDGCLRCSHNKRNQEIHRGRSCTIPISCQNLRNFFGNWPTATYG
- a CDS encoding hypothetical protein (CAZy:GH43; COG:G; EggNog:ENOG503P1F3), producing MYSVLFLAFLPLGVLSSPRTTLGNLDFPDPSVTFDPATSKWYAFATSGNKNNVQVAWSPSFPSFTSADARWTLLNKIDLLPTPGDWVNDTLPLIWAPDVHFIPQTKTYVMYYSGRLSGSPYHCIGVAVSKTSILGPYTPHPHPFACPDHDGGAIDSSGFFDAETNRRYVIYKVDGSAKGKGGPCGNGDKPGFPTPFVLQEVDISDGFTPVGPATTVLDRIPEIDGPLIEAPNLVKTKRGRYVLFYSSHCYNTVEYDVRYAVAENIKGPWVRMGELIGRATQDYGFVAPGGASAVQGGEGGMVFHADCEAGRCMYETSWGVGEKGEVVLSDA